The stretch of DNA TTCATTTCATCGGTTAAAATTCCCTTTTTCGCATCACTAATTTGTGTCATATTTATCACGTCATAGTCAAATTAGATTTAAAACAGTCAAATTTATTTTATAATAATCTCATATTTAGTTGATATTGTGTTATATTATTTTATTACTATTTAAATTAGTAGGATTTATTTTAATTCCAAATTAATTGATATGAATAAATTGATTTTTAAAAAAATAGTCATTTGGTTTCAGTAAATTGAAATTAAAGCAATATTGATAAAAATAAAGTTAACTTTAAAAAAATTTAAAAAAAGAATAGATTTAGTAAAATTCATCCATTCTTTCAAATGCTTCATCAAAACTAGGCATATTGGTTTGACAGCCTTCATGTTCAACAATAAATGATGAAACTGATGATGCAAATTTTGCAGACTCTTCAAGAGATTCTCCATTTAGGAATCTTGATAAGAATCCTGCTCTATATGAATCTCCAGCGCCGGTTGGGTCTACTGCCTCTCTGGTTATTGCATCGATTTTTATTTTTTCTTCATTTGAATAAATCTCACTGCCGTTTGCCCCGCAGGTTTTGACAATGATTTTTGGACCTAATCCTCTAAGGCCATCCAAGTCAACTTCGAGGGCATCCAATATCCTTTCAATCTCATGATGATTTCCGAAAAGGATTGTGGTATTTTCAATGACTTCTCTTAATTTTTTAGTGTCATACATTCCAAGGTCTTGGCCCGGATCAAATGAGATAAGCAAGTCTTCGTTTTTTGCCTCTTCTGAACATTTCCAATTAAAGTCAGGGTCTCCGGTAGCCAAATGGATTGCATTTGCATCTTTAATTGCAGATGTCGGAACTTTGCTTTCTGCAAACTCGCGTGCCGCACCCCAGTAGAAATAACTAATCTGGTCTTCATTGTCGTCGGTCAAGACGAATGCTGTAGGTGTTGCTTCACCCGGAACAATGATTAGTGATTCTGTGTCGATTCCCAGATTCTGCATATGTTCATAATATTCGGTTTTTTTGAAATCTCCACCAACTGCAGAAACCAATGAAGTTTTTAATCCTAATTTTGCTCCAACACAAGCAACATTTGCAGCAGCTCCTCCATTGAAAGTTTTTAAGTTAGTAATTGGAGCTGAAAAATTTGCTTTTGGAAATTCAGGCACTCTAATAATATAATCATGAGCAGAGTGGCCAATCGCTAGTAAATCTCTGTTTTTTGCCATAATATCGCCTTTAAATATTTCAATTTAATATTGTTTTTTATCATTATTTAATCTTTTGAAAATACAGCTTCATGATAAATCACAAAAAAATTTTCCCGATTGATGTAGATAATAATATATTATCATATTATAAATCTGATTTTTCTAAGAGCATTTGAAAAGTAATTTCACATAGGTGCAAAACCTTGTCTTTCAAGATGGTTCTGCCCTTCGTTTGTCAGATAAGTAATCAGTTCATTAACTTCCGGCTTGTCGTCGTTGACCTTAATCAGGCTGATAACGTGCCGTGTATCGAATTTTAAAAGTTCATTGCCTTTGAAGTAACTGGCATTCAAAAAAGTATGCAGATTTTCAGAGTTCTTGACAAGTTTGAAGGCATCGAATTGGGAGTTCACGCTTTCTTTGAGATTGAAATCTATATCATAATGCCTTAGACTGTTCCATGCAAGCCTTTGGGCCGATCCGGACACTTCCACAAAATCAAGACCCTCCAAATCGGAAATGCTTTCAATCTTTTTGGATTTTGGGCTTGAAACCAGAACAAGATAATCGTAGGCTATCGGAAAGAAATTTAAATCCCTTTCAAAAGCTATCAAAGGATCGTCCAGTGTCAGAATATCAACAACACCTCTTTTTGCCAATTCAAACGCATCTTCGTCGTTGCTGCTGTAAATGTTAACGTCGAATGGCAGTTCAATACTTTCCAGAAGGCCTGTGCTGATGTGGCCTCCGACTATGTTGATGCTGGATGTCTTTTCAATCTGGATATCATATTTCCTGAATTCCTCCAGCAGGCCCAATCCTTCTTTTGTAAGTATTGTCCCATTTCCCACTTTTTCAGTAATTTTGAACCCTAATTTATCTTCGGCCTTCAATAACCTTCTGTTGAATACTGTATGTGAAATGTTAAGTTCCTTTGCCGATTTCCTTTGGGATTTTGTTTTGGATAAGGATTCCAAGCTTTCATATAATTTATAGTCATAAATTTTCCCGTCAATGTTTAGGCTTATCAATCCCTGACTTTGAATTTTCATTAATTATATATAAAATTGTAATCATAATTAATAATATTGATTTTGGGAATTAGATAAAATGGAAATAATGAAAACTTCTATTGAGGCTATATTAGATAACATAAAAGGTGCTGAAGACTATTTGGATGAAGAGGCTATTGATAAATTTGAAAATATTATTATAGAGTCTAAAAATATTTTTGTTACAGGAGCGGGAAGATCTGGTCTTGCAGCGAAGGCATTTGCAATGAGATTGATGCATTTAGGTTTAAGTGCTTATGTTGTAGGCGAAACCATCTCTCCAGCTATTTATGAAGACGATTGTATAATCGCCATTTCAGGTTCCGGTGAAACAAATACCATCGTTTCTGCCGCTAAAATAGCTAAAAATAGAGGTTCAAAAGTTATGGCTTTGACTTCATATCCTGATTCAACTTTAGGACAGTTATGTGATTGCTATATCCTTGTTAAAGGTAGGACCAAAAAAGAAGTTGATGATGAAAATTATATAAAACGTCAAATTCATGGAAACTACACTTCATTAACCCCATTGGGTACCGCATTTGAATTGACAACATTAGTATTTTTGGATGCTATCGTTTCCGAGCTAATGGAAAAAATGCAACAAACCGAAAGTGACTTGAAAGCAAGACACACTGTTTTAGAGTAGTTTAGTCAAAAATTACTCTATTTTGATTATTATAGATATTACAGCGTTGGCCTCTTAGGAATCCGACGAGAGTAATATTTCCTTTTTTTGCAATATTGTATCCTGAATTAGCGGGAGCTGCGTTTGATGCCAAGATTGGAACGCCGGCTCTTGTCATTTTTATAACCATGTCCGCAGGCATTCTTCCGCTGTAAATCACATAGGAATGGTTTAAATCGAATCCATGTATTAATCCGTATCCGATTACTTTGTCAACTGCAACATGGCGGCTCACGTCTTCCTTTACAACGAATTGGTCTTTATAGACGATTCCTGCAACGTGTGTTCCTCCGGTTGCCTGCCAGATTTCCGCATTGTCTTTGAGCTCTTCTATTCTTGCTATCAATTCTTTTACGCTTACCTGGAAATCGGACTCGACAGGATTTACCTCTTTTATTTTGCTTCTCCATCCTCCTGCAGAGTCGGAACAGAGCACGGTTTCATTTGTTCTTAAGAGTTTATCGTCAATTTCAGCGTTGATTTGAGGGCCTTCAATTTCTATTTTTTTAATGTCCTCCATTGACTTTACCATATTTTCATTGAATAGGTATCCGACTGCAAACTCCTCAAGTGAATCTTCTATTGCAGATAGGCTACGCGAAATGCTTCCGTTGATTGTTAATGTGATTGTTTCGTCTTTCACGACATTTTCTTTTACGTCACATGCTTTTTCATTTCTATATTGAATAGCATCTATTTCTTCAATTTTCATACTTTTCCCCTATATTTAATATGTCGAGTGTTTTATTTAAGTTTATTTAAGTCAATGCTTTATTAATCAAAATACTAACGATAATTTATTTTATTATTGTATTTTAGCAAATATAACTCATTAAAATTTGATTTAACCAATATATTTATTTTAAAATATATTTATACATTTTTATAATTGAATTAATGATAATTAAATTATTTATTGGAAAAGTTATTTAATAACTTAGTGAATATATATTCCTATCGAAGTGATTTTTATTCGGGGGTTTATAATGGAAAAGAAAATGAAGGTAATACTATTAATATTGGCTATTTTAATAGTTTTGGGTGTTGCTACCCACATATTTTTAACTCCTTCAACTGTAGAGAATTCCGGTTCTCAAAATATAACTGATATGATTAATAGGTCTGTAGAGATACCTCAGGGGATTGGTAATGTTGTAGCCACTTCTCCTCCAATGACCACTGTGCTTTATATGATTGCGCCCGATAAGCTAAAGGCGGTTAACTTTCAATGGACAGATGAGGAACTGAAATATGTTCCAAGTCAATATGCCAATTTGCCGGTTGTTGGAGGTTGGTTTGGTACTCAAGATGGTAGTTATGAGGAATTTATTGCTTCAGAACCGGATATTGTAATAGAATCTATTGACGAAGGAGGGGACGGAGATTTGTCCACTGTTAATGAACGTCAGGAAAAATTCGGTTCAATTCCAGTTGTCGCCGTTCGAGATACAACCAATGTTGAAAAAGTAGGAGAATCAATATTGTTCATGGGCAAGATTGTAGGCGCTGAAGATAAGGCCAATCAGCTCAATGACTTTAATAATAAATATTTGGACATGGTGCATGATAAATCATCAAAATTATCTGATGGCGATAAAAAAACTGTTTACTATGCATCTGGTGATGATGGACTTCAAACAAGTCCTTCCGGTTCATCACATGGGCAATTGATTGATTTGGTTGGTGCAAAAAACGCCGCTGATTCATTAAATCAGGGCAATACAACAAGCAGCATACAAGTTTCAATAGAACAGGTAATGAGTTGGAATCCTGATGTAATCATCACTACTGACCCTGAATTCTATGCAGGAGTGTATAATGATTCAAATTGGGCCCATATTAAAGCGGTTCAAAATAAGGAAGTTTATCTCTCACCGCAATCTCCATTCAAATGGTTTGATAGGCCGGTAGGAGCCAACATGATTATCGGTGTTCCATGGACTGCAAAAGTCATTTACCCTGACGATTATAAGGATATCAACATGGTGGGCACGGTTAAGGAATTTTACAGTAATTTCTATCATTTTGATTTAAGCGATGATCAAGCGAAAGAAATTTTGATAGGTTCAGGAATGAAGGAATCTAATTTATAGAGGAATTTCAATGGATAAGGAGTCAAAGGAGATTATCAGCATTGTACTTTTAATTTTCCTCCCAATCATTTTATTTTTTGCATCATTTCTGCTTGGAAGATATCCGGTCAGTCCGATTGATGTAATAAATACGATACTATGCCCGATATTCCCGCAATTGGAAGTTTCACCAACAATAACTACAATCGTTTATGAAATAAGGCTTCCAAGGATTATTGCAGCCATTGTCGTTGGCGCTGCCTTATCCATGGCGGGGGCTGCATTTCAGAGCATTTTTAAAAACCCTCTTGTATCCCCGGATTTGCTTGGAGTATCCAACGGTGCAGGTTTTGGTGCGGCTTTAGCTATTTTAATCAGCGGAGCGGGTGTTGTAACACAGATATTTGCATTCGTTTTTGGAATAATTTCAGTTTCAATTACCTATTTGATTTCAAGGGCATACAAGGCCGGAGGAATATTGATATTGGTCCTATCAGGTGTTGCCATTTCGGCATTCTTCAACTCTCTGATTTCAGCCATTAAGTTTATTGCAGATCCTGATGATAAACTGCCTGAAATAGTTTATTGGCTGATGGGAAGTTTGGCTTCTGTTAATTTAGACAAGTTAATCATGATTCTGATTCCAATAATCATAGGCACAATTATATTGATGGCACTTAGGTGGCATATGAACTTGCTTGCCATGGGTGATGAAGAGGCACAGTCTTTAGGTTTAAACCCTACAAGAGTCCGATTGCTGATTATTGCAGGATGCACATTGCTCACATCAGCAGCAGTATCCATAAGTGGAATTATAGGATGGGTAGGCCTTGTTATACCTCACATGACTCGTATGATTGTAGGTCCTGATAATAGAGTTTTAATTCCCGCTTCTTTGAGTTTGGGTGCAAGTTTCTTGCTTCTGGTGGACAATATTTCACGCGCATTGATTTCAATTGAAATTCCGATTGGAATTCTAACCGCAATAATCGGTGTTCCAATATTTTTATATTTACTTAAAAAGGGGTATTCAGAGTGGTCGTAGATACTAGATTATTTGAAGTTAAAAATATTTCTTTTTCATATGAAGATGAGAAAATATTCTCGGATATCAGCTTTTCTATAGATAAAGGGGATGTATTATGTATTTTAGGCCCTAATGGAACAGGCAAGACTACTTTAATCAAATGCCTCAATGGATTGCATGAGGTCGATTCGGGCGAAATATTAATCAATGGTAAAAATATCAAAAAATTATCGTTTTCTGAAATCTCAAGGCATATCGGTTATATCCCTCAGGCTCATGTGCCGTCATTTCCGTTCACTGTTTTGGATGTTGTTGTAATGGGAAGGGCGCCGTATTTAAATTTGACTTCTTCCCCTAAAAAAGAGGATATTGAAATAGCCTTGGATTCTCTTAAAACTTTAGGAATCGAGCATTTAAAGGATAAGGAATACACAAATTTAAGTGGTGGAGAAAGGCAGCTGGTATTTTTAGCAAGAGTTCTATGCCAGCAACCAGATATATTAATATTGGATGAACCTACCTCACATTTGGACTTTGGAAATCAGATTAAACTTTTGGAAATAATCGATAATTTATCAAAATCAGGACTTTCGATAATAATGTCTTCACATTTTCCGGATCATGCATTTTTGAGTTCAAATAAAGTAGCAATAATGAAAGACATGAAATTCATAGATTTCGGCAGTCCTGAAGAGGTTATAACTGAAAAAAATTTAAAAAATGCTTATTCAATTAATGTTAAATTAATAGAATTGGACGATGAAAGAAAGGTATGTGTACCTTTAAAGACAAATTTAAAATTAGACTTGTAGGTGATATGATGGATATAAAAGATTATGACGAACAATTAAAAATGGCAGGTGAATTTCACGGAGAAATCTGTGGAGGAATAGCTATTGGAACCAAATTGGCAATGTACGGTCTTGAATTGATGGGAATGGAGTTGAATCAAAGGCATAAAAATTTAATCGTATTTTTGGAAATTGACAGATGCATGGCCGATGCGGTTCAGGTCGTTACCAAATGCACTATGGGTAAAAGGGCTCTCAAACAGATGTATTATGGAAAATTTGCCGTAACCTTCTATAATATGGATACGGATGAGGCCTTAAGAATTTCCGATGCGGATGCAAACAAAAAGGAAAAAAACAAAGAAACAAGAGAAGAAATGGTTGCACGTTTCAGAAACACCCCTCCTGAAGAGCTATTCAAAGTAGAAAAGGTTAAGGTAAAATTAACTGAAGCGCAAATGCCAGGTAAACCTCACACATCCACTTTCTGTTCCGTTTGCGGTGAAAAGGTTACTGACGGCAGACATTTAATCAGGGGAGGAAGGCCAGTTTGCATCTCCTGTGCCGAAGGATCATATTATGAATTGATTGAAGATTAAGTAATATCATGATTTCAAATATTAATTTAATCTTTTTATTTTCTTATTTTATTGATATTTTTAATTAATTTTTAATTTATAATATTTAATTATCTTTTTTACTTTTTTTAGCTGATTTCCATTGGGTAATTTATTTTTTAATAATTCATTACGATATGTTTATATATTCATGTTGAATAATATACAATTATAAATAATAGAATGTAGTGGTTGAAATATGGATTTGATTGCAGGATACTTATTAATAATTATAATATTATTTTCGGCGAATTTGGCGCTGTTGCTTGGGGGCAATAATATTAATAATATTAGGTTATTGATGATTTCTTTAGGTTTTTCAATTGTTTCATTCGTGTTAATGAATGTCTCTATATATTTGACTCATGCTTTCTCATTTCTAATGGATTATTATAGCTATCTGTTTTTCATCATTGCAATAGCCATTTTTGGCATAATGCTGGCTTATAGAAAATATGGTTTTAAATATCCATTCTATTTGCTTTCGATTCTATTTGTTATTTCAACCTTATTGTTTGCATGTCAATCAAAACTAGTTTTCATTGACATGGTTTTATATTCTTTATTTGTTTTTATCATAGTATTTTGTGTTTATAAGACAACAAAATTATTAGTTCATGCAAAACGACCATATCCGGTTATTGTTGGGGAGTATATGACTTTATTTTCAATATTGATGTTTATTTTTGCTTTTACTTACAATTCTACTCGAGGATTGGATTACACCATGTTCACCTCGTTTTTAATTTTAACTCCGACATATCAGATAATATACATGATTATAGCCGTTGCAATCATCATGGTCATAGGCGTGGTTTTAAATGAGAATGGAGGAAATTCATGATAATTCAAGGTACTGAAACACTGACTTCATTAATTCATATCCTTTCAGAAAGTCTGCTGACACCTGTTATTATTTTGCTGGTTATTTCAGTAATTATCGTTATTCTTTCTTTTGGAGGGGTCATTAATGAGTATATATCAAGAAAACCGATTAGTTCCAAAGAATTGGAGGACTTAATAAGAAAGGTTTCTTTTTCAAATAATGTTTCTGAGATGAAAAGCGTGATTGAAAAAAGCAATCTATTTGATTACCAGAAGGAAATTTTAGTTAGAATAGCTAATAATCATGATATTGGCAGTGATGCAAGAAAAGCATTAGCCAGTGAATTGATTTCCAGTGAAGAAACAAGACTTATTAAAAAAACCAATAAAACAGATATCCTGATTAAAGTCGGTCCAATTTTAGGTCTTTTAGGAACTTTAATTCCATTAGGGCCTGGTCTGGCATCATTGGGCACAGGGGATATATCTGTACTTGCGCAAGCTTTAACAATTGCTTTCGATACTACTGTCACAGGTTTATCGGTCGGTGCATTATCATACCTGATTTCTAAATATAAAAAGCAGTGGTATGAATCAGATCTGATTAATGTGGAAACTATTGCCGAAGCGGAGTTAGAGACTTTAAACAAATGGTGAAATAATGCTTAGGAAAAGAAGAAGGATTTCTGAATCTGCTGATGATGACCCTATGAGCGGTTTAAATAACCTT from Methanobrevibacter sp. YE315 encodes:
- a CDS encoding carbohydrate kinase family protein translates to MAKNRDLLAIGHSAHDYIIRVPEFPKANFSAPITNLKTFNGGAAANVACVGAKLGLKTSLVSAVGGDFKKTEYYEHMQNLGIDTESLIIVPGEATPTAFVLTDDNEDQISYFYWGAAREFAESKVPTSAIKDANAIHLATGDPDFNWKCSEEAKNEDLLISFDPGQDLGMYDTKKLREVIENTTILFGNHHEIERILDALEVDLDGLRGLGPKIIVKTCGANGSEIYSNEEKIKIDAITREAVDPTGAGDSYRAGFLSRFLNGESLEESAKFASSVSSFIVEHEGCQTNMPSFDEAFERMDEFY
- a CDS encoding LysR family transcriptional regulator; protein product: MKIQSQGLISLNIDGKIYDYKLYESLESLSKTKSQRKSAKELNISHTVFNRRLLKAEDKLGFKITEKVGNGTILTKEGLGLLEEFRKYDIQIEKTSSINIVGGHISTGLLESIELPFDVNIYSSNDEDAFELAKRGVVDILTLDDPLIAFERDLNFFPIAYDYLVLVSSPKSKKIESISDLEGLDFVEVSGSAQRLAWNSLRHYDIDFNLKESVNSQFDAFKLVKNSENLHTFLNASYFKGNELLKFDTRHVISLIKVNDDKPEVNELITYLTNEGQNHLERQGFAPM
- the hxlB gene encoding 6-phospho-3-hexuloisomerase, yielding MEIMKTSIEAILDNIKGAEDYLDEEAIDKFENIIIESKNIFVTGAGRSGLAAKAFAMRLMHLGLSAYVVGETISPAIYEDDCIIAISGSGETNTIVSAAKIAKNRGSKVMALTSYPDSTLGQLCDCYILVKGRTKKEVDDENYIKRQIHGNYTSLTPLGTAFELTTLVFLDAIVSELMEKMQQTESDLKARHTVLE
- the fdhD gene encoding formate dehydrogenase accessory sulfurtransferase FdhD; the protein is MKIEEIDAIQYRNEKACDVKENVVKDETITLTINGSISRSLSAIEDSLEEFAVGYLFNENMVKSMEDIKKIEIEGPQINAEIDDKLLRTNETVLCSDSAGGWRSKIKEVNPVESDFQVSVKELIARIEELKDNAEIWQATGGTHVAGIVYKDQFVVKEDVSRHVAVDKVIGYGLIHGFDLNHSYVIYSGRMPADMVIKMTRAGVPILASNAAPANSGYNIAKKGNITLVGFLRGQRCNIYNNQNRVIFD
- a CDS encoding ABC transporter substrate-binding protein; translation: MEKKMKVILLILAILIVLGVATHIFLTPSTVENSGSQNITDMINRSVEIPQGIGNVVATSPPMTTVLYMIAPDKLKAVNFQWTDEELKYVPSQYANLPVVGGWFGTQDGSYEEFIASEPDIVIESIDEGGDGDLSTVNERQEKFGSIPVVAVRDTTNVEKVGESILFMGKIVGAEDKANQLNDFNNKYLDMVHDKSSKLSDGDKKTVYYASGDDGLQTSPSGSSHGQLIDLVGAKNAADSLNQGNTTSSIQVSIEQVMSWNPDVIITTDPEFYAGVYNDSNWAHIKAVQNKEVYLSPQSPFKWFDRPVGANMIIGVPWTAKVIYPDDYKDINMVGTVKEFYSNFYHFDLSDDQAKEILIGSGMKESNL
- a CDS encoding iron ABC transporter permease: MDKESKEIISIVLLIFLPIILFFASFLLGRYPVSPIDVINTILCPIFPQLEVSPTITTIVYEIRLPRIIAAIVVGAALSMAGAAFQSIFKNPLVSPDLLGVSNGAGFGAALAILISGAGVVTQIFAFVFGIISVSITYLISRAYKAGGILILVLSGVAISAFFNSLISAIKFIADPDDKLPEIVYWLMGSLASVNLDKLIMILIPIIIGTIILMALRWHMNLLAMGDEEAQSLGLNPTRVRLLIIAGCTLLTSAAVSISGIIGWVGLVIPHMTRMIVGPDNRVLIPASLSLGASFLLLVDNISRALISIEIPIGILTAIIGVPIFLYLLKKGYSEWS
- a CDS encoding ABC transporter ATP-binding protein produces the protein MVVDTRLFEVKNISFSYEDEKIFSDISFSIDKGDVLCILGPNGTGKTTLIKCLNGLHEVDSGEILINGKNIKKLSFSEISRHIGYIPQAHVPSFPFTVLDVVVMGRAPYLNLTSSPKKEDIEIALDSLKTLGIEHLKDKEYTNLSGGERQLVFLARVLCQQPDILILDEPTSHLDFGNQIKLLEIIDNLSKSGLSIIMSSHFPDHAFLSSNKVAIMKDMKFIDFGSPEEVITEKNLKNAYSINVKLIELDDERKVCVPLKTNLKLDL
- a CDS encoding FmdE family protein, yielding MMDIKDYDEQLKMAGEFHGEICGGIAIGTKLAMYGLELMGMELNQRHKNLIVFLEIDRCMADAVQVVTKCTMGKRALKQMYYGKFAVTFYNMDTDEALRISDADANKKEKNKETREEMVARFRNTPPEELFKVEKVKVKLTEAQMPGKPHTSTFCSVCGEKVTDGRHLIRGGRPVCISCAEGSYYELIED
- a CDS encoding MotA/TolQ/ExbB proton channel family protein yields the protein MIIQGTETLTSLIHILSESLLTPVIILLVISVIIVILSFGGVINEYISRKPISSKELEDLIRKVSFSNNVSEMKSVIEKSNLFDYQKEILVRIANNHDIGSDARKALASELISSEETRLIKKTNKTDILIKVGPILGLLGTLIPLGPGLASLGTGDISVLAQALTIAFDTTVTGLSVGALSYLISKYKKQWYESDLINVETIAEAELETLNKW